In Plectropomus leopardus isolate mb chromosome 17, YSFRI_Pleo_2.0, whole genome shotgun sequence, the DNA window aaaacaaactttttctcACTTCTTCTCATGGTTAGATGAGCAGATAGTTTTGGGTTTCAGATACTGATTTATCAGTTACACTACCAACCAAATACAATGTTGGTGAATGTAACTTTGTTTATTGCactaaaaccataaaaaaaaccttgaaacctgaaaaattgtcttgatttcctttaaaaacattgacggcaatgagcaacttaagaaatgaccaaaaaatctgcatgaaaaattaaaagaaaattgcctaaaaagaaaatttaaaaagtaatattattattatcattatataatttttatatattttatttcctttatcaggtttttaattaaatttaattaataaaaacaagcaagaaaatgacctgtaaaaagtcttaaaaagcaaactttcaggtaattttcttgtcatcttttacatatttcttgcactttgtaggacatttcatgccaattTGCTTATTGATTTTTCcatcatgttttctaaaaaaaatcaaaccaatctgttCAGGTATTAAAGGTTTAAACGCATGAAggcgtctgaaaacagcacaagaaaagttatgtggatccaggtttcaagggccAAGAAACAATGTCCTTACTACAGACAATCACTGTGGATGCTCTTCATGAAACTGCTACTATACTTTGCTACAGAAGAAGTTCTTCCAATGCAAACAGTTTTAGCATGGTTAAATGTTTAAAGCTCACCTTTGTCTCTCGTTTCATAAATCCCATGTGCGTGCTCTGTTTGGTTTGATTATCAGCTTTAGGCAGCTGAACAGGTTTGTGGCTCGGGAGCTTGGCCGGAGTCGACTGTAGTCGctgatgaaaaatgtaaacattgttGTTAGTACTGTAAAGTgctgaatataataataaaaatggtgCGTTAGCagaaatttgcttttttatgaATCATTCTTTGTATTCACACACAACTGTACTTCTGATCCATAATACTGGAATTGGTGATTTGTAGACCATGTACCTCCTATTTGGTCATGGATTAACCTGTGATTATACTTAAACATTATCAGAGGTATGTTCAAAACACACATTCTTATATATGCTAAATTCttcaaaaatatggattttttaaactctggggcaggcataaaaagaaaaaaaaaaagaggcagaatttgaaaattaaaactgtaatgcagctccatctctctgtctttagcCTCTCCAAGCTGaccattttttgcactttaattacaaaatgctaatacatttttatggtatttttgccCAATaaggccaaaataaaactgcctaccccagctttaaatgTACTGCTGAAAGTGAGTCAGGTACCTGGAGTGTGATTTGACTGGTTGCTTTGTTCCCAGGTGCATCAGTTCTTTGGTTCTCAGTGATGTGATTGGTCAGTGCAATCAAGAAGTGGTTGCCGTTGCAGTCGGAGACCAGAGTTGGTGTGGAGTCGCTCTTGAGATGATCCCGAGGGAAAGAGGGAGCTGAGGCTGACTGCTGGCTGAGGTGTGCTTGAGACACCTGGACAATAACCCATAGTaggttttataaaaagaaattttgcTTCATATTGCATATCAGCATGTTCAACAATGCAGTTTATCTTGTGATTTAACTAATCCAATGCTGGTCTATCTCTCTCGTTATATTCTCTGTATTATAATAAGAACAAAAGACTGTGTTGTGTGAATGACATAATAAAACTCATTCCTGACctgtgctgtctgctgctgcacctgTTGTTGCTGCAGATGTATCTTGGTCTGAATCTGGATTTGCTGCAGTTGTTTATTCTGCTGTTGCTCCTGTGAAAACGATTTCTGTTGCTTCAGTAGAATCTGTTGCTTCagctgcatctgctgctgatgttgttttGACTGTTGGTGCTGCTGTTGTGACTGCAacagttgctgctgctgctgctggagttgtttgagctgctgtttgtgagatttcttcttcctctgctgaGAAAGGGTCCGCAGGTTCTCTGCCGTCTGACAGTTTTGAATCGTCTGCTGCTGGTTGTGAATGTTGTGCTGCTGTTGGAGCAAAAGTTTCTGTATGGCCTGATGCTGTCTCAGCTGCAGAGCAGTTTGTTGCAGACacacatgttgttgttttgtctgtgtgttcgTCTGCTCCGGTTTCATTTGGACGTGAATCTGCTGCTGTGTCTCCTGAGTTTGGGTCAAAGATTGCGGTAATCTATGATTGTCTAGTAATCGCACTGTTGCCTCACTCGCAACTTCCTCTGCCTCCATGGCTTCCTGTTTGACAGTTACCTTGATAACATCCATCTCACGCGAAATGGATGGTGGAGGAGTCGGGAATGAGACAGGGACGCTGGGCTTATCAGGGGGTTCTTGTTTAACTCTTAGAAGAACCAGCGGCTCTGGCGCTCCTCTGTTCCCGTGCTCCAGCTGCATCCTCAACACGTCCACCAGCCTCTGCTTCTGCCTCAGCATCCGGGTCAGCTCTTCTATCTGCTCGTCTTTCTCCTGCAGCATCCTGTCTTTGTCTACTGGAGCTGATGTTGTAGTGGTTAGTGATGAGACCGGgcagtgtttctgcagagagGCTGGCTGTGAAGAGAATTGACAAGGTGCTGGGGTCGAACACTTCGGCTCCTCTTTAATGTTGGCTGCAAGCTGAGCAGCTGTACGTGGCTGGAGGCTCAGAGGGGATCTCATCTGaacaacaaaattataataGACAAACATACAGTAAGAAACTCTGACAGGAGAAACAATTGTGCAAGATTTTGTGACTATAAAAATCACATCCCTTAGTACATAAAAACAAGACTAATGGGCAAATTAACAAAGGATTGTGCGGCTTTTGCAGCCGCTAAGTGtgcaaaaataagacaaaaaggaGCTGTGTAATTCTTAAAGCACCCATAAAGGGTCAAACGCACCCTTAACTGCACTGCCAACCAATTGGGTCTTGGTGCTCCTGTGCTAAGTAAATAAATTTTATAATGCGCTACATctgagacaaaatgaaaaaaaaagtatacatgaacttgattttaatattcctttttttaaagtgtgtaatTGATGCATAAATATATGTCAGAGGTATCACGGTAAGACTTTCAAGTGGGGCACtgactgacatttttcttttgtcctcaTCTTTACCAATAATATGTTGGActcatgttaatgtgtattttcagacataattcaattttgaaaaacaaaacataacaaatttaatttgaatttaaattccCTAGAATCGCAgaccccctgttgaagacccaggGTCTAATTAATTGGCAAAAAAGTCCTccattattagaaaaaaaatatttaaatacacttAATTACAACTTAATTGTGTCTCAGAAtgcaataattatatttttgtaaattagtatgtcaaatattcattagtGAAAATGGAGGTACATTTAGTACACACAAATAAGTTTAATTAGGTGGACGTTTGTGTACCTGGAAGTGTTGAATATTTTATGTCCCTACTTTAGCATGAAGATCATTCAACATGCAGAATCAGAAACACTGTTAATTATCCTACTTTAATGTGTTGGATGGGGTTATCTAAGTCAATGGATTACAACAATAACCCAACAAAAATTCTGACCAATTCTCCCAAGGGGTCGCTGTTAAAGCCGGTATCTTCTGGGCTCATGACGCCTGGTGAGCGGTCAGAGGGGGTGAGCGAGACAGCTGGGGTGGAGGCGGTGCCACCATGTGTCATGAGCTGCTGAGGAGTGGTCACGCTGCTACCTGCATCAGCTAtacagaagttaaaaaaagagtgttACGAAATTGGTcagaaagtacaagaaaataaattattgacattgttttctagctctattttatttttaaacacttgaatAAACAGTCCTGTGAGGCGAGGTGATTGAGGAAGTGTTCTGTTCTGTTCGACTGACCGGTCAGTGATGACGTCTGACAGCACTgaaactgttgctgttgttgtgatgtgttgttGGTGGTTGCACCAGATTTGGAGGATCTCCCTGCTCCTTCGGCCCCTGGCCCTGTGGTACCCCCTGCTGTCGGAGAGGAGGAAGTGTCGCTGCCTCCATTCAGCTCCTGGTAGGTCCTCAGCCTCTCAATTAGGTCGTTTTTGGTGCCGGAGACTGGCAAGCTGCGCAGCTTCAACTCGGACTTCAGTTCTACGACCTGACAGAAGACGGAGTAACAGAGAAATTGAGACTGACGGACAAGAGCGAGGAAAAGCAAAGAGATGAGGATAAATAccagaagaaaactgaaatgGATCAAAGGGAAAAAGatgagggaaaacaaaaagacagaataatCCATCAATGTCCCTCTCTTTGTCAGCTCGGAGCTGGCAGGCCGCTTTTCTGGGACAGAGTTTTGTTAACAGAGAATCTTTTACATATGCCAGCTTCCATCCACCAGTTACTCCATTGAGTCAGAGCATGTAGACAGCCGAGAGAGCTGTTGCTCTTCACTGCACTGAGAAAATAAGACATAAGATATGGATCATGACCTACTCATGCAGTTTTCTTTTGGATTCAGTGTTTacaaaagcaacataaaaaatagaatatatgtgtggctgcagctgatggCAATTTTGCGGATCTGTGAATGCAATGCAGGCAAAACACTTACTttttctcctcagcagcagtttgaggaatTTGAATCGCGAGGTGGATGAATCTGTTGATCCAGGTCTACTCTAAATGGACTGCTAATGACTCTTGAACTAGGCttggaaaaattaaaatatttcctaCCCTTTgcaccttcctgaaatttcacagcAGTATATGGTATATGATAAGTGTTCTACTTACTTCATGCTTTTTagactaataaaaacacaatagaaGCCCacttattttccttattaaacagaaaaacaattgtacaccttttgaatccAACTTTTTCTCAGTCACAGAGGACTGACGAGGTTTAATTGAAtcgttaactcatcataaaacactttATATTCAAACGTCCAGCAATCagcagctctggtttggtcaaaataaatccataattcagatttagatgtaaaaaaacatgttattctCCATGGTCTCTCTCTGCCAGCTGGCCACTGGCTGTTTTTCCTTCACCACTAGGTTTCATGGtctctttcagctcagctgatcTCTGGGATTTGTATTATGTTGTGCAGCTAACCTTCATTTCATCCAGGTTTGGAGGAAGAGACATTGGTTTTGTGCCACCTAAAGGAGCTGAACTCTGACGGTTGTGACCACCCTGGTTGGAGGGAGCTGTTGAAGGAGCAGCGACAAGTTGACCAGGGGAGGAGGTGCTTGTAGAattggaggaggaagaagaaggtgGCTGCTGATCAGTCTGAGGTCTGTTGGAAAGAACGGGATCAGGATAGTGATCTCTAAAGTCTTGAGATTGTTAAATGTGTCAACACATGCACCCACTAAGTTTTGAATTCTGATTTTCCCAGGTGTTGCTAATCACTAAAAGCTTGACcaaagacgaaaaaaaaaacatacttggGTGGTGCAGGCAGGATGGCGTGGTAGTTatagtgctgctgctgctgactgaggATCTGGAGCTGCAggaagagctgctgctgctggaggattTTGGCATAAGATGAGTCCAGATGGGGAGGAGGCTCTTTATCTCCCTTCTGGTCGGGAGGGATGTACTGAtggtattttaactttttaatctAGAAGGCAACACATTAGCaacataacacatttttattgctgcttCTGTGACTCATGTGTTTTCTCTGAGGTTCATATGTGGGTTTAGTTTTAGCATCAGTGTTGTCCACATGTctaaaaacagaagcagaaatCTACCTTTGGCTTGTTGTCTTTTGGTTTCTTGTGTTTCTGCGCTGAGCGGTCAGAGTTTAGTTTCAGCTGGGGCTGAAAAAAAGACGAGAAATGTTGGTAAGTGCTTACTGCAAACTTTTCAACGACAATAGAAATCAATGCAAGACGAGTATTTAACCTCTTTACCAacttctgggtttttttttttttgctgctaaaTGCAAGTCGAATCTgcaagctcatgttttatttgctttggcTGATGGTTCTAATCCCTTTATCATTCAGACATATTTCCAACTGACCTAGCAGGGCGGGCCTATCACAGTCGTTTATCTAACATAGGGCGTGCTTCATATGATAACCAGCAACTTGACTCTTGGCTCAGGTACATGATTCTTtcttaatataaaattattgatATGAGCAAATTTAAATCAGAACATCAAGCACAGTTTGCACGTTTTCTTTCACAAATTATGAGACACGTAATGTTTGGCTGACCTTGACAAAGGTCACTTACTTTTATCTGTAAAGTCACCCCTGTCCTCTGGATCGATGAGGCTGCTGTCCCATTGGTCAGCTTGAATGAGGGGGAGGGGCCAGAGATTGGGGGGAAGGGAGGTGCAGGAGGGGAGACCTAGTGGATAAGATGGAAAACATAAGGAAcgctttgctgattttcaaccagctttgtatcataacgaTGTGGGTAGTTTGTGTAAATGATCTGTGGTGAACTTCATcttccatctaaccagtgcctagatctCCCTGTTTCCACCTCAGTAAAACTCCTTCCATAGATGCAAAACATGTCATCCAGAAAAGTTTCAGTGGCTCTTGGGCTGTTGCTCAGACTACAGGCTCTACTTCCCCACCTAATTacccaccaccatcatcaccatcacacaGAGCATGAAAAATGTCTCAAGAGACAGACCCGCCCCTCTCTTTGAACTCTGATAAAACGATAAAACTAGGAAGTATTgatcagtatttattttaaggttCTGTTTGTATTGCGTAGTTATCTTCTAAAATAGTATAAGAAACATATATCAATGccttgtttagctgtaatatcGGGAGTTTtgaactaagcagcgctgaccaaatacaaacaaagatACTTTAACtacattgcctatttctcacctaaaatgtttacagaaacatattttagcttactgtttaaatGCAATACAAACGGTTTGCATTACGTCAGCTACCAGCAGGAGCATGTATTGGTCCactgtggtgcagtgcattctggtagttgtaggttttctacctcttgagcaaaagcaaatgccacagtcctttttatgtgttttctctgtGGCATCAATTTCAGAAGCATCTGCATCTGTCTACTGCAGCCTGGTTTTATGAAAAGGCcatatttccagcagtgaaataattCTTTAAGTGAGCAAAAATGACCACTGATGGTTACATCATTGACTTATTTAGAGCTAGACTAATAAATCAGCCAGGGCAATATATCCCCCCAAAGTAGTCTAGAGAAGATAAATCAAAATTCCTGTGTCAGAGTGTTGATGTGAAAAGAAAGATGCTATATAACAGTTATCTGTTGTAATGTTGTAACTTTGTACTCATCTTTTACAATCTTGCATGTCTGATGCACAACATGCTACTCTCACTGTGTATCGTACTTGTGTTGGTGATGGGATGCTGCTCCCAGCCTGCGTCTCTGGTGGAGAGGGCAGAGGTAACAGGCTCAGAGGAGACTCCTGGCTCATCGGCTGCTCTGGAGACAAACTGTAATTGCTGTCTTCATCACATGACGAGTTATCACCTGAAGGCTTTGGAAACCGTGTCTCTgaaagggagaggagagagaacaatttttatatttataggcacatgaaatgtataaatgcaacttgtgttttttcctaTGTGACAAAAAAGCTTTACCACCACCTGCTTGTCTCGCTTGTGTACATTCCTACAATGACAGTGAGCTTTTATCACCCGAAGTCAGGCAAAATTATCAAAAGTGTGTCATCCACGAGTATCAGCAAACACACCATTGCCTGTGGGTGTCAAGGCCTgtaaaatgctacaaaaaacAAGCTTCCTCTGCGATGTCTGCTGTAAAACCGCCAGTTTATGTGATGCATTGTAACCTAAATGTTTGTCCTCTCTTGTCCACAGCGTGGTAACGAGTCAAGCGTTCTCCCAGTGAtagttttcattcattaaagTTCACTGTCAGAGCAGCCACATAAGGTCGGCCACCTCATCCACACTGGTTTTTAAGTGACAGATGGCGTCTCTCTGAGGGATAACGTTAGGCTGAGAATTCTGGCCGATCAGTTGCGCAATTCGTGCTACCAATGCATGAACTGTTTATGGGAGGGCTCCTCCTGTTTATGCCAGCCTTCTGTGCTGCTAATGATATTCtcattacaaaatgttttccagGCTACAAATGGACTTAGtttaataatacaaaacataaatcaGGCAAAGTTTGCAAACTAGAATTCACAGCGTACGGTGTACGCCTCCACAAACCAGCAAGGTTGCAGTTGAAGTTGACATGCAtatctgtgaaaatgtggatgcttcacacacatctttcccctggcagcacagaagatctatacaagtCCGTGTGGACGTGTGTACCAAATTTAAAgatattccctcaaggtgtttttgagatattacgTTCACGTGAATGagcaaatcagttcatcctaTACTCAAAGGGGATGTTTGggccaaatttgacaaaaatccCTGAAGGTCTTTTGAGATATGATGATCAGCACGAAAAAGACAGACGAGgccacagtgatcttgacctctgacaaccaaattctaatccGTTCATTGCTAAGACTAAAGggacgtttgtgcaaaatttgagggAGGAATAAAATAAACCTGCATAAAAACTTAaaggacacaaaacacacaaaaggatACATTTTTCCATATCAGTCAGCATCACCATCAGGTCGAAACGACCTTCAGCACAGGAATAGATCCAAGCTGTAGTCCTTTTTGCTCCCTCTGGGATATCAGACTTTTGAGTCATTACAAGGACTTAATGTATAAAGGTAGCTGGTAATATCTGGACCAGGATAGAGGCTTTTCTTTTGCTGGTGGATTTGTGCTATTTAATTACAGGGACTGCTTTGGGCTGCAAGTTATGTAAAATACTCTGCTGGTCATTAATCTAGCATCAGCAGGCAATGATGAAAAGACAACATGGGGTTGATTTAACACCCTCTGATCCAATAATGTGATGACTTCTCTACTGCTGTGCTGGGCCAGCGTGTGTCTGTGCATCGTGCTTTGCATGTTTGTATCTTTGCATGTCAACTCTGTGTAACTCCTGCGTTCCCAGTGCTCCCACAATAAGTGGCAGCAATgcaattgtgtttattgtgtggCGGGGACAGAGACGGATATTCCACTGACACTGTATGTTATTGAATCTCAGCGTTCTTTCCTCCGCACATCAATCAGGCAGCTGCTGGACCCACTGTCTCTGATCTCATCATCTAACGTCTGACAGCGCTggactaaaataaaaattagacaGTACTGCTCTTTTGTTTCGTTTATTTTTGATGCCATAATGAAAAAGGGTGAAATTGGGGTCATTGTATCCGTCACTGTCCCCAAATTGCAACTGATTAAAATcgcatttattcatttgaagTTCTACTTCTTCACTCAGTATATAATTCAATTACTAAAAGATAATGGGCTTTAATAACAGACACTATGGCCATTTAAAgctgacagcagagacagaagagtcctcacttcctgtctcttttaAGAAGGGATGCGAGGACATACCATGAATTACTGTATCCTAATTTAAACGGAcagttcacaccaaaatcaaaaatacattacGTTTtgtctcttacctgtagt includes these proteins:
- the LOC121956816 gene encoding myocardin-related transcription factor A-like isoform X1 — translated: METKFGERPDAGALIRSPQSEAVANELQELSLQPAPTLPPVRKRKEVLQLKLQQRRSRAELVNQGIMPPLKSSASFHEQRRSLERARTEDYLKRKIKSRPERSELIRMHILEETSAEPSLQAKQLQLKRARLADDLNDKISHRPGPMELIHKNILPVHSSIKQAIIETRFPKPSGDNSSCDEDSNYSLSPEQPMSQESPLSLLPLPSPPETQAGSSIPSPTQVSPPAPPFPPISGPSPSFKLTNGTAASSIQRTGVTLQIKPQLKLNSDRSAQKHKKPKDNKPKIKKLKYHQYIPPDQKGDKEPPPHLDSSYAKILQQQQLFLQLQILSQQQQHYNYHAILPAPPKPQTDQQPPSSSSSNSTSTSSPGQLVAAPSTAPSNQGGHNRQSSAPLGGTKPMSLPPNLDEMKVVELKSELKLRSLPVSGTKNDLIERLRTYQELNGGSDTSSSPTAGGTTGPGAEGAGRSSKSGATTNNTSQQQQQFQCCQTSSLTADAGSSVTTPQQLMTHGGTASTPAVSLTPSDRSPGVMSPEDTGFNSDPLGELMRSPLSLQPRTAAQLAANIKEEPKCSTPAPCQFSSQPASLQKHCPVSSLTTTTSAPVDKDRMLQEKDEQIEELTRMLRQKQRLVDVLRMQLEHGNRGAPEPLVLLRVKQEPPDKPSVPVSFPTPPPSISREMDVIKVTVKQEAMEAEEVASEATVRLLDNHRLPQSLTQTQETQQQIHVQMKPEQTNTQTKQQHVCLQQTALQLRQHQAIQKLLLQQQHNIHNQQQTIQNCQTAENLRTLSQQRKKKSHKQQLKQLQQQQQQLLQSQQQHQQSKQHQQQMQLKQQILLKQQKSFSQEQQQNKQLQQIQIQTKIHLQQQQVQQQTAQVSQAHLSQQSASAPSFPRDHLKSDSTPTLVSDCNGNHFLIALTNHITENQRTDAPGNKATSQITLQRLQSTPAKLPSHKPVQLPKADNQTKQSTHMGFMKRETKNEGPQVSTDTPQQDVAQCLSAPPSLQPFFKDQETAPSPSPQTELCPSLDVLFSPLSPASIKTAASSPDNKDTEHEDDFIDIILQTGEMSTTFKPAPDPSPDHLNPHSSLPPSPLQLLLSPAIPPRCDTPKSAPSMQSEPQTLADPTEEKQHISSAGSGRLEDFLESTTGKPLLGVEPGGLLTLIDDLHSQMLCTPSILDHPLSPMDTFDMAAEGEQGLDGMDWLDGIELVGASGEETPTLAPLCPQTPSSVFSTDFLDSSDLQIHWDSCL
- the LOC121956816 gene encoding myocardin-related transcription factor A-like isoform X2, whose product is MTERALRVELERRACQSLRKVLQLKLQQRRSRAELVNQGIMPPLKSSASFHEQRRSLERARTEDYLKRKIKSRPERSELIRMHILEETSAEPSLQAKQLQLKRARLADDLNDKISHRPGPMELIHKNILPVHSSIKQAIIETRFPKPSGDNSSCDEDSNYSLSPEQPMSQESPLSLLPLPSPPETQAGSSIPSPTQVSPPAPPFPPISGPSPSFKLTNGTAASSIQRTGVTLQIKPQLKLNSDRSAQKHKKPKDNKPKIKKLKYHQYIPPDQKGDKEPPPHLDSSYAKILQQQQLFLQLQILSQQQQHYNYHAILPAPPKPQTDQQPPSSSSSNSTSTSSPGQLVAAPSTAPSNQGGHNRQSSAPLGGTKPMSLPPNLDEMKVVELKSELKLRSLPVSGTKNDLIERLRTYQELNGGSDTSSSPTAGGTTGPGAEGAGRSSKSGATTNNTSQQQQQFQCCQTSSLTADAGSSVTTPQQLMTHGGTASTPAVSLTPSDRSPGVMSPEDTGFNSDPLGELMRSPLSLQPRTAAQLAANIKEEPKCSTPAPCQFSSQPASLQKHCPVSSLTTTTSAPVDKDRMLQEKDEQIEELTRMLRQKQRLVDVLRMQLEHGNRGAPEPLVLLRVKQEPPDKPSVPVSFPTPPPSISREMDVIKVTVKQEAMEAEEVASEATVRLLDNHRLPQSLTQTQETQQQIHVQMKPEQTNTQTKQQHVCLQQTALQLRQHQAIQKLLLQQQHNIHNQQQTIQNCQTAENLRTLSQQRKKKSHKQQLKQLQQQQQQLLQSQQQHQQSKQHQQQMQLKQQILLKQQKSFSQEQQQNKQLQQIQIQTKIHLQQQQVQQQTAQVSQAHLSQQSASAPSFPRDHLKSDSTPTLVSDCNGNHFLIALTNHITENQRTDAPGNKATSQITLQRLQSTPAKLPSHKPVQLPKADNQTKQSTHMGFMKRETKNEGPQVSTDTPQQDVAQCLSAPPSLQPFFKDQETAPSPSPQTELCPSLDVLFSPLSPASIKTAASSPDNKDTEHEDDFIDIILQTGEMSTTFKPAPDPSPDHLNPHSSLPPSPLQLLLSPAIPPRCDTPKSAPSMQSEPQTLADPTEEKQHISSAGSGRLEDFLESTTGKPLLGVEPGGLLTLIDDLHSQMLCTPSILDHPLSPMDTFDMAAEGEQGLDGMDWLDGIELVGASGEETPTLAPLCPQTPSSVFSTDFLDSSDLQIHWDSCL
- the LOC121956816 gene encoding myocardin-related transcription factor A-like isoform X3, translating into METKFGERPDAGALIRSPQSEAVANELQELSLQPAPTLPPVRKRKEVLQLKLQQRRSRAELVNQGIMPPLKSSASFHEQRRSLERARTEDYLKRKIKSRPERSELIRMHILEETSAEPSLQAKQLQLKRARLADDLNDKISHRPGPMELIHKNILPVHSSIKQAIIETRFPKPSGDNSSCDEDSNYSLSPEQPMSQESPLSLLPLPSPPETQAGSSIPSPTQVSPPAPPFPPISGPSPSFKLTNGTAASSIQRTGVTLQIKPQLKLNSDRSAQKHKKPKDNKPKIKKLKYHQYIPPDQKGDKEPPPHLDSSYAKILQQQQLFLQLQILSQQQQHYNYHAILPAPPKPQTDQQPPSSSSSNSTSTSSPGQLVAAPSTAPSNQGGHNRQSSAPLGGTKPMSLPPNLDEMKVVELKSELKLRSLPVSGTKNDLIERLRTYQELNGGSDTSSSPTAGGTTGPGAEGAGRSSKSGATTNNTSQQQQQFQCCQTSSLTADAGSSVTTPQQLMTHGGTASTPAVSLTPSDRSPGVMSPEDTGFNSDPLGELMRSPLSLQPRTAAQLAANIKEEPKCSTPAPCQFSSQPASLQKHCPVSSLTTTTSAPVDKDRMLQEKDEQIEELTRMLRQKQRLVDVLRMQLEHGNRGAPEPLVLLRVKQEPPDKPSVPVSFPTPPPSISREMDVIKVTVKQEAMEAEEVASEATVRLLDNHRLPQSLTQTQETQQQIHVQMKPEQTNTQTKQQHVCLQQTALQLRQHQAIQKLLLQQQHNIHNQQQTIQNCQTAENLRTLSQQRKKKSHKQQLKQLQQQQQQLLQSQQQHQQSKQHQQQMQLKQQILLKQQKSFSQEQQQNKQLQQIQIQTKIHLQQQQVQQQTAQVSQAHLSQQSASAPSFPRDHLKSDSTPTLVSDCNGNHFLIALTNHITENQRTDAPGNKATSQITLQRLQSTPAKLPSHKPVQLPKADNQTKQSTHMGFMKRETKNEGPQVSTDTPQQDVAQCLSAPPSLQPFFKDQETAPSPSPQTDTEHEDDFIDIILQTGEMSTTFKPAPDPSPDHLNPHSSLPPSPLQLLLSPAIPPRCDTPKSAPSMQSEPQTLADPTEEKQHISSAGSGRLEDFLESTTGKPLLGVEPGGLLTLIDDLHSQMLCTPSILDHPLSPMDTFDMAAEGEQGLDGMDWLDGIELVGASGEETPTLAPLCPQTPSSVFSTDFLDSSDLQIHWDSCL